One Sparus aurata chromosome 5, fSpaAur1.1, whole genome shotgun sequence genomic window carries:
- the nkx3-1 gene encoding homeobox protein Nkx-3.1, whose protein sequence is MEMSDAVKPLTSFLIEDILSIKDSTGFNGKCCLGKMERCSQWREECLSEQLCPQKTAFGEQTESLDTSFSSSSDSNSSSSTGKQKRSRAAFTHLQVLELEKKFNHQKYLSTPERAHLASTLRLTETQVKIWFQNRRYKTKRKQQASEFCKDAYKAEGLGLREDLVRSSLITSFCKAYQYRPYLWDYSGPWAPTLW, encoded by the exons ATGGAAATGTCTGACGCAGTCAAACCCCTGACCTCCTTCCTCATTGAGGACATCCTGTCCATCAAGGACAGCACAGGATTTAATGGAAAGTGCTGTTTGGGGAAGATGGAGAGATGTTCACAGTGGAGAGAAGAGTGTTTGTCAGAGCAGCTTTGCCCTCAGAAGACAGCTTTTGGAGAGCAGACAG AGTCTCTGGACACATCcttcagcagctcctcagaCTCCAACAGTTCCTCCTCCACGGGGAAACAGAAGCGCTCCAGAGCTGCGTTCACACACCTCCAAGTGCTCGAgctggagaagaaatttaaCCACCAGAAATACCTGTCCACCCCGGAGAGGGCTCACCTGGCCAGCACCTTAAGACTCACCGAGACCCAAGTGAAAATCTGGTTTCAGAACCGGAGGTACAAGACGAAACGAAAGCAGCAAGCGTCAGAGTTCTGTAAGGACGCGTACAAAGCAGAGGGACTTGGGCTGAGAGAGGATTTGGTCAGGTCGTCACTGATCACCTCCTTCTGTAAAGCTTATCAATACAGACCCTACCTCTGGGACTACAGCGGCCCCTGGGCGCCAACGTTATGGTGA
- the slc25a37 gene encoding mitoferrin-1: MSQIKSQDDEPFGGDGDYESLPPHVSVTTHMTAGAVAGILEHTVMYPVDSVKTRMQSLQPDPNAQYRGVYEALKRIIRTEGVFRPLRGLNITMMGAGPAHALYFACYERLKRSLSDIIQSGGNSHLANGVAGSVATVLHDAVMNPAEVIKQRMQMYNSPYRGLWDCVQTITRTEGMGAFYRSYSTQLTMNIPFQAVHFITYELMQEQLNPHRHYHPGSHIVSGAAAGAVSAAITTPLDVCKTLLNTQENVALNSVNISGHLSGMANAFRTVYRLGGLAAFFKGVQARIIYQMPSTAIAWSVYEFFKYFLTKQQLESEARHRPM; this comes from the exons ATGTCGCAGATCAAAAGCCAGGACGATGAGCCTTTTGGTGGTGACGGTGACTACGAGAGCTTGCCACCTCATGTCTCAGTGACGACCCACATGACAGCAGGAGCCGTGGCTGGCATACTGGAGCACACGGTGATGTACCCCGTGGACTCTGTCAAG acAAGGATGCAGAGCCTGCAGCCGGACCCAAATGCACAGTACAGGGGTGTGTATGAGGCTCTGAAAAGGATCATCAGAACAGAGGGGGTCTTCAGACCACTGAGGGGCCTCAACATCACCATGATGGGAGCGGGACCTGCCCATGCACTCTACTTCGCCTGCTACGAACGGCTCAAACGCTCACTAAGTGACATCATTCAGAGTGGAGGAAACAGCCATCTAGCCAATG gTGTGGCAGGTAGTGTAGCCACTGTTCTCCATGATGCAGTCATGAACCCTGCTGAAG TGATAAAGCAGAGGATGCAAATGTACAATTCGCCATATCGAGGACTTTGGGACTGTGTTCAAACAATAACGCGTACTGAGGGCATGGGAGCCTTTTACCGCAGCTACAGCACTCAGCTGACCATGAACATCCCCTTCCAGGCCGTTCACTTCATCACCTACGAGCTGATGCAAGAACAGTTAAACCCACACAGACATTACCACCCCGGCAGCCACATAGTGTCGGGAGCAGCGGCAGGTGCCGTTTCAGCAGCAATAACCACTCCGCTCGACGTCTGTAAAACTCTGCTCAACACACAGGAGAATGTAGCGCTCAACTCCGTTAACATCAGCGGACACTTATCGGGAATGGCTAACGCCTTCAGGACAGTGTACCGACTTGGTGGTCTGGCGGCCTTCTTCAAAGGGGTCCAAGCTCGGATTATATACCAGATGCCCTCCACTGCCATCGCCTGGTCAGTGTATGAGTTCTTCAAGTACTTCCTGACAAAGCAGCAGCTGGAATCGGAGGCAAGACATCGACCGATGTAA